A part of Pectinatus sottacetonis genomic DNA contains:
- a CDS encoding peptidoglycan D,D-transpeptidase FtsI family protein: protein MHNNMNKNMFRIMRVFIVLFVLLIINLSYIQVIKSDWFTNNPLNPRIANRANNTLRGDIMDCNGKKIAYSKKSGEKIERIYPYNELFAAPVGYLGKNIGSAGIEQSQNSNLCGINMTLHKLGPIEQLFMVEKGNSVKLTLNADIQKSAWDAMGNRRGAVVVMDAATGAVLAMVSKPSFNPNTVDEDWKKLYADKASPLLNRAAQGLYPPGSSIKPMIADAALAQNVINTTEKIYCGPYYDLGNNQKIGEADKAVYGSINLEQGLIHSSNVMFAGLAVKMGSEGLQQAFKRFGFYDNFQTDFAAQMPHIPNFPKLSKGETAQVGIGQADLLVSPLRMAMLASAFGNNGKCMKPYLVAQVLSPQGQVIHTTMPAEFKEVTTPDRANIIDNYMKAVVLQGTGRKAIVKGVTIAGKTGTAENPFGADHAWFIGTAQVGTKHIAFAVILENSGYGGSEAAPVIKDIINTMLKEDQK, encoded by the coding sequence GTGCATAATAATATGAATAAAAATATGTTTAGGATAATGCGTGTTTTTATTGTGTTGTTTGTTTTATTAATAATTAATTTATCATATATTCAAGTGATAAAAAGTGATTGGTTTACTAATAATCCGTTAAATCCGCGTATTGCTAATAGGGCTAATAATACCTTACGTGGTGATATTATGGACTGCAATGGGAAAAAAATTGCCTATAGTAAAAAAAGTGGAGAAAAAATAGAAAGAATTTATCCTTATAATGAATTATTTGCGGCACCTGTTGGTTATTTGGGGAAAAATATTGGCAGCGCTGGAATTGAGCAGTCACAGAATAGTAATTTATGTGGTATTAATATGACGCTTCATAAACTAGGGCCTATTGAACAGCTTTTTATGGTAGAAAAGGGCAATAGTGTAAAACTTACTTTAAATGCAGACATACAAAAAAGTGCATGGGATGCTATGGGAAACAGACGCGGGGCTGTTGTGGTAATGGATGCTGCCACAGGTGCGGTACTGGCAATGGTGAGCAAGCCATCTTTTAACCCCAATACAGTAGATGAAGACTGGAAGAAACTTTATGCCGATAAAGCCAGTCCTTTACTGAATAGGGCGGCACAGGGGCTTTATCCACCTGGTTCATCGATAAAACCAATGATTGCTGATGCTGCACTAGCACAAAATGTAATAAATACTACTGAAAAAATATACTGCGGGCCATATTATGATTTAGGTAATAATCAGAAAATTGGTGAAGCAGATAAAGCTGTATATGGTTCAATTAATTTGGAACAAGGGTTGATTCATTCAAGTAATGTTATGTTTGCTGGTCTTGCTGTTAAGATGGGCAGTGAGGGTCTCCAACAGGCTTTTAAAAGATTTGGGTTTTATGATAATTTTCAGACTGATTTTGCTGCGCAAATGCCGCATATTCCTAATTTTCCTAAACTTAGTAAGGGCGAAACAGCTCAAGTTGGTATAGGCCAGGCTGACTTGTTAGTGTCGCCGCTAAGAATGGCGATGCTGGCATCAGCTTTTGGCAATAATGGTAAATGTATGAAACCATATTTAGTAGCACAAGTATTATCACCACAAGGGCAGGTGATTCATACTACTATGCCCGCTGAATTTAAAGAGGTAACTACGCCAGATAGAGCGAATATAATAGATAATTATATGAAGGCTGTAGTATTGCAAGGAACTGGCAGAAAGGCAATTGTAAAGGGGGTTACTATAGCTGGCAAAACAGGAACAGCAGAAAATCCTTTTGGAGCTGATCATGCGTGGTTTATAGGAACAGCTCAGGTTGGGACAAAACATATTGCCTTTGCAGTTATTTTAGAAAATAGTGGTTATGGCGGTTCAGAGGCTGCGCCGGTAATAAAAGATATAATAAACACCATGCTTAAGGAGGATCAAAAATGA
- a CDS encoding FtsW/RodA/SpoVE family cell cycle protein, whose product MNYLKKKILLLPSLVIILAVCIFYLHNKIITDANLVIAAAAAILFLAGLFIVRIYLKNVDNYILPLVIFLCSISLIMILRLKPTLFKAQFEWICIGFILLGLTVTFADKILQFLDYPYLLGLGSIIIIGSVLLFGTDIGGNKNWILIGPFQIQPSEFAKLLILGFLASYLQENKNTLNLPNRHWIFLYLPPLRFLAPLVLIWSMALLMFVYQRDLGSALLFFSMAVMMTYAATSNKSYLFLSGVFFIFSGFISYMLFGHVRVRVAIWLNPWADPMGKAYQIVQSLFALGYGGVFGAGFMHGSPDIIPAVYTDFIFSAIGEEFGLLGVLSVILTYLLIFFRGMKIALTCTDEKYKLLSFGLSATMLLQAFIILAGVTKLLPLTGITLPFISYGGSSMTASFIAIGLILAIGAKENNCA is encoded by the coding sequence ATGAATTATTTAAAAAAGAAAATATTACTGTTACCATCATTAGTGATTATTTTAGCAGTATGTATTTTCTATTTACATAATAAAATAATTACCGATGCTAATTTAGTAATAGCGGCAGCCGCAGCAATATTATTTTTGGCTGGGTTGTTCATTGTCAGGATATATCTTAAAAATGTTGATAATTATATATTGCCTTTGGTTATTTTTTTGTGCAGCATAAGTTTAATAATGATTCTTCGCTTGAAACCAACTTTATTTAAAGCTCAATTTGAATGGATATGCATAGGTTTTATTCTGCTTGGTCTTACCGTCACTTTTGCCGATAAGATATTGCAATTCCTTGATTATCCTTATTTGCTTGGCTTAGGAAGTATTATTATTATTGGTTCTGTTCTTTTATTTGGGACTGATATAGGTGGTAATAAAAATTGGATTTTAATTGGTCCTTTTCAAATTCAACCGTCAGAATTTGCCAAGTTATTGATTTTGGGCTTTTTGGCGTCTTATCTGCAGGAAAATAAAAATACACTTAATCTGCCTAATAGGCACTGGATATTTTTGTATTTACCACCGCTTAGATTTCTTGCTCCTCTGGTATTGATATGGAGTATGGCTTTGCTAATGTTTGTTTATCAGCGCGATTTAGGTTCAGCTTTGCTTTTTTTCAGCATGGCAGTAATGATGACATATGCGGCTACAAGTAATAAATCCTACCTTTTTTTGTCAGGTGTATTTTTTATTTTTTCAGGATTTATTAGTTATATGCTTTTTGGGCATGTACGAGTTAGAGTGGCTATCTGGCTTAATCCATGGGCTGATCCAATGGGAAAGGCGTATCAGATAGTCCAATCATTATTTGCCTTAGGATATGGTGGCGTTTTTGGTGCTGGTTTTATGCATGGTTCACCGGATATAATTCCTGCTGTATATACAGATTTTATTTTTTCGGCTATAGGAGAAGAGTTTGGTCTTCTGGGTGTACTCAGCGTAATTTTGACATATTTATTAATATTTTTCCGTGGTATGAAAATTGCTTTAACATGTACTGATGAGAAATATAAATTGCTATCTTTTGGTTTATCAGCAACGATGCTTTTACAGGCGTTTATAATTTTGGCGGGAGTAACTAAACTGCTGCCCCTGACAGGAATAACGCTGCCCTTTATCAGCTATGGAGGAAGTTCTATGACCGCCAGTTTTATCGCTATTGGGCTTATATTAGCAATAGGCGCAAAGGAGAACAATTGTGCATAA
- a CDS encoding Stp1/IreP family PP2C-type Ser/Thr phosphatase: MNVTCGSNVGLVRTNNEDSYICMEPYVYAVADGMGGHAAGEVASKLLIEEVKKDLKNDDVFKYNEEMLKQIIIRANNVILQKSAADEALAGMGTTASLILLQNSRILWAHIGDSRIYYMHESKLVQITTDHSLVDMWVKNGTITAEEALHHPQKNILTRAVGVENAIEVDTGEFSILPGDKVLLSTDGLTNMVEDKKIREILLDETINNKADVLLHEALENGGLDNITAIVVEF, from the coding sequence GTGAACGTAACATGTGGCAGTAATGTCGGACTGGTACGCACCAATAATGAAGACAGCTATATTTGTATGGAGCCTTATGTTTATGCTGTTGCTGATGGAATGGGTGGACATGCTGCTGGGGAAGTAGCAAGTAAGTTACTTATTGAAGAAGTGAAAAAGGATTTAAAAAATGATGACGTTTTTAAGTATAATGAAGAAATGCTAAAACAGATTATTATAAGGGCAAATAATGTAATTTTACAAAAATCAGCTGCTGACGAAGCTCTTGCAGGCATGGGAACTACAGCCAGCCTGATTCTACTGCAAAACAGCAGAATATTATGGGCGCATATAGGAGATAGTAGAATATATTATATGCATGAAAGTAAGCTGGTGCAGATAACAACAGATCATTCATTAGTAGATATGTGGGTAAAAAATGGTACAATAACAGCAGAAGAAGCCTTGCATCATCCACAAAAAAACATTCTTACACGTGCTGTGGGGGTGGAGAATGCCATTGAAGTTGATACAGGTGAGTTTTCTATTTTGCCAGGCGATAAGGTTTTACTTTCGACAGATGGGTTAACTAATATGGTAGAAGATAAAAAAATAAGGGAAATATTACTTGATGAAACTATAAATAATAAAGCAGATGTTTTGCTTCATGAAGCTCTTGAAAATGGTGGACTAGACAATATAACAGCAATTGTGGTGGAATTTTGA
- a CDS encoding FHA domain-containing protein has translation MTINILMIILEYAVLFCICAFIYKVMSAIYHELHTEAYEDKAQINHKAALTILETYDDKLINKRILFSETLTLGRGADNNIILSEAYVSHHHAIISPVKNQYQIEDLRSRNHTYVNGQEIMGKTFLKNGDIIKIGTTVLKFER, from the coding sequence ATGACAATAAATATATTGATGATAATATTAGAATATGCAGTATTGTTTTGCATATGTGCATTTATTTATAAAGTAATGAGTGCAATATACCATGAACTTCATACTGAAGCCTATGAAGATAAAGCACAAATAAATCATAAAGCAGCGCTTACTATATTAGAAACTTATGATGATAAACTGATTAATAAAAGGATATTATTCAGTGAAACATTGACATTGGGGCGTGGTGCCGATAATAATATAATTTTATCTGAAGCATATGTATCACATCATCATGCGATAATAAGTCCAGTGAAAAACCAATACCAGATAGAAGATCTGCGCAGTCGCAATCATACATATGTGAATGGTCAGGAGATAATGGGAAAAACATTTTTAAAAAATGGCGATATAATAAAAATAGGTACTACTGTACTTAAATTTGAGAGGTGA
- a CDS encoding FhaA domain-containing protein — translation MSFSKMETFLEKHIEGFFNSKFASDLQFVEIQKNVMHIINRNHKKMNDVLFVPNYYEVEMSEPDYERICSRKSKKMLYEYIVRNVIRENLFIAGQLCIKFCRQSSMKKGNCNINSLFRENTPDSVKNDVAECTIVIKKPTIEEAAAMPSEHFYAGLTVVKGQDIDAHLEIGEQQIHIGRREENEFLLTDLNVSRLHAYISFKNYRHILSDANSLNGTFVNGKRIQQLCLKNKDVISMGNSQLLYEVL, via the coding sequence ATGTCATTTTCTAAAATGGAAACTTTTTTGGAGAAGCATATTGAAGGATTCTTTAATAGTAAATTTGCCAGTGATTTACAATTCGTTGAAATTCAAAAGAATGTTATGCACATTATAAATCGCAATCACAAAAAAATGAATGATGTTTTATTTGTGCCGAACTATTACGAAGTAGAAATGAGTGAACCTGACTATGAGCGTATTTGTTCGCGTAAATCAAAAAAAATGTTGTATGAATATATTGTGCGTAATGTTATACGGGAAAATTTATTTATTGCAGGACAATTGTGTATAAAATTTTGTCGACAGTCTTCTATGAAAAAAGGTAATTGTAATATAAATTCTCTTTTCAGAGAAAATACACCAGATAGTGTAAAGAATGATGTGGCAGAATGCACGATTGTAATAAAAAAACCTACGATTGAAGAGGCGGCAGCAATGCCGTCAGAGCATTTTTATGCGGGGCTGACAGTTGTCAAGGGACAGGATATAGATGCACATCTTGAAATTGGTGAGCAGCAGATACATATCGGTCGCCGCGAAGAAAATGAATTTTTGTTAACTGATTTAAATGTTTCCAGGCTGCATGCGTATATTTCTTTTAAAAATTATCGTCATATATTATCTGATGCCAATAGTTTAAATGGTACATTTGTTAACGGGAAAAGGATTCAGCAGTTATGTCTGAAGAACAAAGATGTTATTTCTATGGGAAACAGTCAGCTGTTGTATGAGGTACTTTAA
- the rbr gene encoding rubrerythrin — MELKGSQTEKNLLAAFAGESQARNKYTFYASKAKKDGYQQIAQIFEETAGNEKEHAKIWFKLVHGIADTPENLKDAAAGEHYEWTSMYPGFAKTAHEEGFTKIANLFEMVAKIEKEHDERYELLLTNIKEDKVFKKNEKVIWICSNCGYVCEATNAPQICPVCAHPQAFFKVRANNYK; from the coding sequence ATGGAATTAAAAGGATCACAAACAGAAAAAAATTTACTTGCTGCATTTGCTGGTGAATCTCAGGCTCGTAATAAATACACATTCTATGCTTCTAAGGCAAAAAAAGATGGTTATCAGCAGATTGCTCAAATTTTTGAAGAAACTGCCGGTAATGAAAAAGAACATGCTAAGATTTGGTTCAAACTTGTACACGGTATTGCTGATACTCCTGAAAATCTTAAAGATGCTGCCGCCGGAGAACATTATGAATGGACAAGCATGTATCCTGGTTTCGCTAAAACTGCCCATGAAGAAGGCTTTACTAAAATAGCTAATCTTTTTGAAATGGTCGCAAAAATCGAAAAAGAACATGACGAACGTTATGAACTTCTTTTAACTAATATTAAGGAAGATAAAGTATTCAAAAAGAACGAAAAAGTAATTTGGATCTGCTCAAACTGCGGCTATGTATGTGAAGCTACAAATGCTCCCCAGATCTGTCCTGTATGTGCACATCCACAAGCTTTCTTTAAAGTTCGTGCCAATAATTACAAATAA
- the rlmN gene encoding 23S rRNA (adenine(2503)-C(2))-methyltransferase RlmN, protein MTKNIFGLTLTELKNELQPGGFPPFRAKQIVEWLYQKNTYDFAAMTNLPLPLRQQLTDLYTIETGDVIVKREAKDKRTTKMLLEFTDKAAVETVLMRQNYGNSICVSSQVGCNMGCTFCASTLNGLQRNLTTGEMLAQALKSQELVRKDNERINNIVIMGSGEPLLNYDNVLGFIRLVHEKYCMDIGYRNITLSTSGIIPMMRKLADEDLPITLSVSLHAPDDELRSQLMPVNKRYKLENVMKAADYYAEKTKRRITYEYILINELNDNIAQAHALADLLRNRLANLNIIPINPVKERNFDRPSPQRMKTFLAVLDKRHVNYTVRKEMGTDIDAACGQLRNAYLDAENE, encoded by the coding sequence TTGACTAAAAATATCTTTGGGCTTACATTGACAGAACTGAAAAATGAATTGCAGCCGGGTGGATTTCCACCATTTCGGGCCAAACAGATAGTAGAATGGCTTTATCAGAAAAACACATATGATTTTGCAGCAATGACAAATCTACCGCTGCCACTACGGCAGCAGCTTACAGACTTATATACAATTGAAACAGGAGATGTTATTGTAAAGAGAGAAGCAAAAGATAAAAGAACTACAAAAATGTTGTTGGAATTTACCGATAAAGCCGCAGTAGAAACAGTCTTAATGCGGCAGAATTATGGTAATAGTATCTGTGTATCTTCACAAGTGGGCTGTAATATGGGCTGTACTTTTTGTGCCTCTACCTTAAACGGACTACAGCGTAATCTTACTACGGGGGAAATGCTTGCCCAGGCTTTAAAAAGTCAGGAACTAGTTAGAAAAGACAATGAACGGATCAATAATATCGTTATAATGGGAAGTGGTGAGCCGCTGCTTAACTATGATAACGTTCTGGGGTTTATTAGGCTGGTACATGAAAAGTACTGCATGGATATTGGCTATCGCAATATTACATTATCAACATCTGGTATTATACCTATGATGAGAAAATTGGCTGATGAAGATTTGCCCATAACCTTATCAGTTTCCCTGCATGCTCCTGATGATGAGCTGCGTTCTCAGCTCATGCCTGTAAACAAACGGTATAAATTAGAAAATGTTATGAAGGCAGCCGATTATTATGCAGAAAAAACAAAGCGGCGTATAACATATGAATATATATTGATCAATGAATTAAATGATAACATAGCCCAGGCACATGCATTGGCTGATTTATTGCGGAATCGTCTGGCAAATCTAAATATCATTCCGATAAATCCAGTAAAGGAAAGAAATTTTGACAGACCATCGCCGCAGCGTATGAAAACTTTTTTAGCTGTGTTGGATAAACGTCATGTTAACTATACAGTAAGAAAAGAAATGGGAACAGATATTGATGCCGCATGCGGACAGCTCCGTAACGCATATTTAGATGCTGAAAATGAGTAG
- the rsmB gene encoding 16S rRNA (cytosine(967)-C(5))-methyltransferase RsmB encodes MNAREAAFKILLDIYNNGAYANIALGRFLKKNKLADKDRRFVTELVYGTVKAGDTLLWILRQYIKMPLKKIHPMIKIILRMGIYQLLYMDKVPVSAACNESVKLAKKHGHTGTVKFVNAVLRTLSRDESKGDFNKVSNDKSLYIALKYWHPEWMVKLFIKKLGVEETIKLCQFNNTNAPLSLRCNTLKIAPNELVNVLEKNGVICHKSNICDEGIICDDHPALSKIGALSDGSAIVQDESSMLVAHVVAPSPHDMVIDMCSAPGGKTTHIATLMGNKGRVIANDIYEHKIKLITENVVKLGLTNIEYSLSDARLLGEKYKGQADRVLADVPCSGLGVLRRKVDARWNKSREELKKLPQLQYEILQSAAMTVKKGGILVYSTCTINREENNDVVNKFLQKNPEFILDNIDQFLPAGLTSDNNMLQLMPHINNTDGFFIARLKKK; translated from the coding sequence ATGAATGCCAGAGAAGCAGCTTTTAAGATTTTGTTAGATATATATAATAACGGGGCATATGCCAATATAGCTCTGGGACGGTTTTTAAAAAAAAATAAACTGGCAGATAAAGACAGGCGGTTTGTGACAGAACTTGTATATGGTACGGTAAAAGCAGGGGATACTCTTTTATGGATATTGCGCCAATATATTAAAATGCCGTTAAAAAAAATACATCCTATGATAAAAATAATTTTACGGATGGGAATATATCAATTATTATATATGGATAAAGTTCCTGTTTCAGCAGCTTGTAATGAATCCGTAAAATTGGCTAAAAAACATGGACATACAGGGACCGTTAAATTTGTAAATGCTGTATTGAGGACTCTTTCGCGAGATGAGAGTAAAGGCGATTTTAATAAAGTCAGCAATGACAAAAGCTTGTATATTGCATTGAAATATTGGCATCCGGAATGGATGGTAAAACTTTTTATTAAAAAGTTAGGTGTAGAGGAAACGATTAAATTGTGCCAGTTCAATAATACTAATGCCCCGCTTTCTCTAAGATGCAATACTTTAAAAATAGCTCCTAATGAACTAGTAAATGTTTTAGAAAAAAATGGTGTTATTTGTCACAAATCAAATATTTGTGATGAGGGTATAATATGTGATGACCATCCGGCTCTGAGTAAAATAGGAGCTTTGAGTGATGGTTCAGCCATAGTACAGGATGAAAGTTCGATGTTGGTAGCACATGTTGTAGCGCCTTCACCACATGACATGGTCATTGATATGTGTAGTGCTCCTGGGGGCAAAACCACGCATATTGCAACTCTTATGGGAAATAAGGGCCGAGTTATTGCCAATGACATTTATGAGCATAAAATTAAGCTTATTACAGAAAATGTCGTGAAATTGGGATTGACAAATATAGAATATAGTTTATCTGATGCCCGTTTGCTGGGAGAAAAATATAAAGGGCAGGCCGATAGAGTTCTGGCTGATGTTCCCTGCTCCGGCCTGGGTGTATTGCGCCGGAAAGTTGATGCCCGCTGGAACAAAAGCAGAGAAGAATTAAAAAAACTGCCGCAGCTACAGTATGAAATACTGCAGAGTGCTGCTATGACAGTAAAAAAAGGCGGTATACTGGTCTATAGTACGTGTACAATAAATCGGGAGGAAAATAATGATGTTGTAAATAAATTTTTACAAAAGAATCCTGAATTTATTTTAGATAATATTGATCAGTTCCTTCCAGCAGGTTTGACCAGCGATAATAATATGCTGCAGTTAATGCCGCATATAAATAATACTGATGGGTTTTTCATTGCCCGATTAAAGAAAAAATAA
- a CDS encoding DUF116 domain-containing protein produces MGENKKILLPLLMFLSIITLFIIAGIIGKISYLGLREISVGLPSFFLGICIIIFVVMTITLLNVIIIISPLARFSFGHKFIYHMVNMLFPLILLWGRILKISRRSIERSFVNLNNRLIKYRHIKVKPEDLLVLSPHCLQLASCKYKITYDVNNCHKCGGCAIGEMLKMAEKVGFHFHVVTGGTLARKLVREMHPKLILAIACERDLTSGIQDVYPLPAVGVLNIRPNGPCYNTTVDLVEVKAMIQKYIINEDGDKKR; encoded by the coding sequence ATGGGAGAAAATAAAAAGATACTTTTGCCTTTATTAATGTTTTTGAGTATAATAACATTATTTATTATAGCTGGTATTATTGGTAAAATAAGCTATTTAGGTCTCAGAGAAATATCTGTGGGCCTGCCATCATTTTTTCTTGGTATATGTATAATCATTTTTGTGGTTATGACCATTACCCTTTTGAACGTTATAATTATAATATCTCCGCTGGCCAGATTTAGTTTTGGACATAAATTTATTTATCATATGGTAAATATGCTTTTTCCGCTAATACTTTTATGGGGCCGGATATTAAAAATATCACGCCGCAGTATAGAACGCTCATTTGTAAATCTTAATAACAGACTTATAAAATACAGGCATATAAAAGTAAAACCAGAAGATTTACTGGTTCTTTCACCACATTGTCTGCAGCTGGCATCTTGTAAATATAAAATAACCTACGATGTTAATAACTGCCATAAATGTGGTGGCTGTGCTATTGGAGAAATGTTGAAAATGGCAGAAAAAGTCGGCTTCCATTTTCACGTTGTTACAGGGGGAACACTGGCGAGAAAACTGGTTCGTGAAATGCATCCAAAGCTTATTCTGGCAATTGCCTGTGAACGGGATTTGACAAGCGGTATACAGGATGTTTATCCTCTACCAGCTGTTGGTGTGCTGAATATAAGACCCAATGGGCCATGTTATAATACTACGGTTGATTTAGTAGAAGTTAAAGCAATGATACAAAAATATATAATAAATGAAGATGGAGATAAAAAAAGATAA